The following coding sequences lie in one Apium graveolens cultivar Ventura chromosome 1, ASM990537v1, whole genome shotgun sequence genomic window:
- the LOC141723814 gene encoding DEAD-box ATP-dependent RNA helicase 5-like isoform X1, with translation MKKIKKNHEECEKIDGSVQDCDGEVRESNEGIVISRKDVNDSKFMPLKSFEEAGLRDEVLECCKTFDKPSPIQANSWRFLLEGRDFIGIVKTGPGKTLAFTDKFRNSLGNPAQLHHVSRNQNEWHRLNNLKFSVNDI, from the exons atgaagaaaatcaagaaaaatcaTGAAGAGTGTGAAAAGATTGATGGGTCAGTTCAAGATTGTGATGGGGAGGTTAGGGAGAGTAATGAAGGTATAGTTATATCTAGGAAAGATGTTAATGATTCAAAGTTTATGCCTTTGAAGTCTTTTGAGGAAGCAGGCCTTCGTGATGAAGTGTTGGAATGTTGCAAGACTTTCGATAAGCCTTCGCCTATTCAGGCCAATTCTTGGAGGTTTCTTTTAGAAGGTCGAGATTTTATTGGGATTGTTAAGACTGGACCAG GTAAAACATTGGCATTTACAGACAAATTTCGAAATTCACTAGGAAATCCAGCTCAACTTCACCATGTTAGTCGGAATCAAAATGAATGGCACAGACTAAATAATCTAAAATTTAGTGTGAATGATATATAA
- the LOC141723814 gene encoding DEAD-box ATP-dependent RNA helicase 5-like isoform X2, with protein MKKIKKNHEECEKIDGSVQDCDGEVRESNEGIVISRKDVNDSKFMPLKSFEEAGLRDEVLECCKTFDKPSPIQANSWRFLLEGRDFIGIVKTGPGKTLAFTDKFRNSLGNPAQLHHFGVLGV; from the exons atgaagaaaatcaagaaaaatcaTGAAGAGTGTGAAAAGATTGATGGGTCAGTTCAAGATTGTGATGGGGAGGTTAGGGAGAGTAATGAAGGTATAGTTATATCTAGGAAAGATGTTAATGATTCAAAGTTTATGCCTTTGAAGTCTTTTGAGGAAGCAGGCCTTCGTGATGAAGTGTTGGAATGTTGCAAGACTTTCGATAAGCCTTCGCCTATTCAGGCCAATTCTTGGAGGTTTCTTTTAGAAGGTCGAGATTTTATTGGGATTGTTAAGACTGGACCAG GTAAAACATTGGCATTTACAGACAAATTTCGAAATTCACTAGGAAATCCAGCTCAACTTCACCAT TTTGGAGTATTGGGCGTTTGA